GCACAGTTCTTTAGGATGGGGACCTTTCGACCCAATCTGGTACAATCCAAGATCAAGGTCCATGAACAGTTCGTATAGATACctgtaaaaaaaatagtgattttcaTGGAAAGTTCATTTACACACTTTATTGCAACAAAAAGTTCAGATGTGAAGCGTTAAGGGGTTCAGAAAGTGAAAGAAGTGTGCGAAGCAAGTCCGTCAACTTCGGTACGACAGGTGACACGACAATTCGACTTGTCCTAAAGCACGGTGCATCTGTTAATGAGAAGGGATGCAGTTCTGTTCCCTTAcgaaattcaaatcaatcaatcaatgacCCCACgcgttatatatcaaaatactcttCTTGACATgttctgtaaatattagacgctgcataccttgttGGACAACCTGTATGTTCCCAtcgtttattttactttttactggAGGTTTCAGATTAAATTAACTTCTCTTTTTGAGAAACAGAAAATCCTCCACGCCTTTTTGCATTTGCAAATCAACTTAGATTTTTACCAAAACAAGTATGAGAAGTTTCTGCTTGTGCGTGCGTGCATGCATGCATGAATGTGACAATAATTTAGCAGTAGCAATGTAAAATCTACATAATATTCCGTACCAGTACGTCCAACCGTACGGAGTTGAAATTCCTTTATTTGATCTTCAGTGATTAGATTGCAGGTGATTTTATTCAAAGGTATTGAAATATAACATCAGGTCATCATATTCACTGCAGAGGGGGCATCACGTAATCAGGGAGGGGCTGGAAACCACGCCAATGCGTGCATCATTTAGCAATTTTCTCATCTGAAAGGAGATTCCGTCGCCGTCAGCGCGGGGAGTCCCAAGAGTAATTTAAACTGAATCTCGGGAAGTTAAAGTTACAATTAATTATGGACAAGAGCttagtaaaaataatgatttaaatttggaatggcgtcctatacttaaaattagaaaaatgttaattattacattttaaataaaattagaaaaaagtttgattcattttttgaatcaggaaatatttatttttataagttagttTCATAGATTCTGCTTTAATTCTATGGTTTGTAGTTTCTTATACATGCACATTGCGGGAACTGAACTACATTTGCGCTTTTCCACTAATTGcaaatgtttaaaacaatttagaatttttttcttttttggattgGAACCGAGGATTCTGGGTTGTtgaagttaaaagattttttttaattgaatgaattacTCAAAGCTTGATAAAAGAATTTCTCACAGcgatggcccgtcgcgcgctttACCGATGGGCACTGTAGATAGCTTTTTGCTTGGAAAACAAAATGTTACTTGCATAACtgttttgtacaaaaaaaaaattataaaagtacaaaaaaaatagtGGATTTGCGGTAACAAAAAGTGTAAAACTTGCCCTCTAACTGgcaaagaacaaaataaaaatgaaaaatcaaatctaGAAGTGTTTTGTAAAATtggaaaatcttatttattttatacaatgtaaAGAATATGAATTGAATTATACAGGACAAGCCAGTCCTGAATTTAACAAGAGTAAATAGCCATAAAtctgctattaaaaactttacGATAAGATTTAAGTTAAAGACTTGTTCTTTAAAtgatccttatttattcccaacagtcaaattccatttaaaaaaaaactttaaaatttagattcgtaACATGTAGCACTGGTATTTATTATTCCCATATGGCAACacatttctttaatatctaaaaattatcctgaataaacttttttaaaaaatgagaaaaactttaattattttactatggcaacaaataatttctgaaatttctaaaagataacaatgCTAAtaaacttatgattttgaaaatgtgtACATAAACCTACCCACGAGAAATTAATAGATGTTCGTCGTGTATTATTATATACGACTAACATTTTAATagagattttattacaaaaagtaattgatttgcattatataaatttaatatttccgaaaattatatttttaactggattagtttttaaaaataagtgacgGAAATTCCaatgaaacagatttttcaaggactttaatattttttaggaaagtaatatttttctacattaataggagaaaaaagaaattagacaCAATTTAGTAAAGGATTTTAGATATATTGATGATTTACTTTTGTTAAACATAGATAATTCTAATGTTGATATTGTATTTAAAGGAATTAAGTTTAACTGAAACGAAGGAAAATCAATGCAAAGCTActtatatggatttaaaaatagaaatttctaatggaaaaactttggtaggtatttacgataaaagggatgagtttgacttcaaaataattcaacttagtaattattattctaattttaagtctaaagttttcaaaaatttgattttctctcaatttaacaggataaaaaaaaatttgtaataacaaaatttcttacatactgaagcaacaaacaatctttttaaaaatttactttcaatgaTTTTCCCCAAAACgattgcaatatagaagtttcaATAAGAGAGAgagtttatctattttctaacctacattctaatattttcataaccgAAGATATGCTTTCTAGTTTATTctcatagatttttatttcaaataaatagatgGCACTGAGATCGTTCACTTTATTTCATATGAGGACGAGGCACTATGACCAAGCGTTGCAGGAGTTTTCAGCTTTAAGCGCGGGAACGTTGAATTTAGATAAGTATAATTGTCTGcaggaataagtttaattttcttcataaaaagctattaaattgttttcaaatggtatgttctttgcttttattgatgtttttttggtTTTATAGTTTGATAATTGCCTTATAGTGGTTTGATTTGATTTCGATTTTTGGGGGGTTTTGCTTGGATTTGAATTTGGAAATAACTTgtcaactaaataaatattttgtttataattgtctaattttaatgttattgttttgtttatattaattcttgtcttcaaaaaaaactcctcaattttttgagatttttgagTCAAGAGGGGTCAATACTTGGACAAAAGATCTCGCATAGAAAAAATCATTGGTTTGAATCCCTTCAGGAGGgtgacccttgataaagtcttcaggccgaattcatcattttcattttttattccattgttatttcaatttaaatttatttttctaatttggttaaatgCATTCGTGTTTTCATATGTAGCAACATTGGTGCGCTCTAAATACAATGCACCTTCTTTGTAATAGTTTTTGACTggggaaatatttactttattgaaaatttctgaaacaaacttataattttatggtttgtagtttattacattttactaattttaagtaaacattatatatatatatatatatatatatatatatatatatatatatatatatatatatatatatatatatatatataatgcaaacagtatattttagcagttgcgtggcggaagagaagaaacttttggaattttaaaacgCTGATTTATTTCATCGTGACACAAGTGCAGAAGAGACCacaatttttcccttcagtggtttcaccatgagattttgatagggatttctttgacacatgtcgaCTTAGGAAAAGGATtcataggtatttttaaaagattgttgtaagcattaaggattttcaTCCCTTCAACTAGGAGCGTGAGAAAATTCTGAGACTAGTAGTTTTATAGAACGCGTGtagcattcattaaataaaaagtaggaatCGGATCGGCAAATAAGGGAGCATACTAGAATGACGCTAATATcatctaaattaagataaaaattaggaaattaattaagatttagattttaaaatatcataacatatATATTGCTATGCTTTTAaacctgaattatttttaaaaagttaatatttttctctgtGTGTGAATATTAAAGTCGGGATATTAATAAAGTGCTTTTTTGCATATCATTCTATATAGTAATAAACCTTCAAGCATGAAAGGTGTGGCTTTCTGAAGTGAACGGCAAACtcaattgattaattttctgaattatctaattaaatgaaatatttgaattttgggaaTGTTTTGTGGTTGTGATTCAAACGAGAATCCAGATAATACTTGGCATATTGtgtatttcaagtaatttttgcATTGAACTATAACTTTTATGAGATTTACACCATTCATGCATATAACAATGGCTTAGCTGTTGTGAGCTTAAATGAGGAAAATCCGATTCATATATAACTTGTGGCCAAACCAGTTAAAAGGTTAATACAGGTATTTCCCATGACTGATGTTTCTTTCCTACTGGTTTGCACTACTATAACTCTGGTCCCTCAGAAAATGAAAAAGGAGAATAATATGGTGTGTTTGATTTTGGCATCAGTTAGGGCCTGTTCTAGTCAGTTAAAAGCGATATTATTGTTCTTTGAAGTTTGAaagaatgaaagattattttcatgTATCACGGCCTGTCTTATGAAGTGCTTACTTATTCAATAATTGCATCTATTAGTGAGGCAGCTATTGATAACCACTGGCAGGATAATAGAAAGCTGAACTACTCACAAGTTGATGGCCTTCTTGGTGAGGTTCTTAATTTCTTCTACGGCGAAGACTGGCGTGACCCCAGCATGTTTCTCATGAAAGCAGCAGTACTTGCACTTCATCTTCCACCTGTAGCTGATATTCGGCTTCCTCAAGTCCACCACCACCCATGCGTAGGCACATCGCCAGTAATTGTAGCAGATATCGCATCTATAGTAGCCGATTCCGGGCACGGCGAATTCGCTTCTGTTAGGTGCAAAGTCATATGAGTGCATGTTTCGCTTTCTCATCTCAAGTGACATAGGGATAGACACATCTTCAGGTTCTACAGCTCGGGGATGAGGGCACAATGACAGATGAGCAAGATATTTGAACATGGCTTTAGgcgtttctgaaaaaaaaaaaaaggggaggtGGGGGTGAGAGAAACAATTGTTTCATTCTATCAATGATATAAAGATTAGAAATTTAACAGTGACAACCTTAAAATTAGAATCGACAACATAACACTGGCATAAACTTTAAATAAGTCGGTGTTCTAgcctaggggtagtgcgtcttccccgtgatctgggtgtcccgagTTCAAGTCCTGGTTCCGGCAATGGTTGTTCTTCCCCTGTGTTCTATctttgaggtgtgtgaaagagcccccctcccctgtaaaaaggagttgtgcaagcgagtgtgtgagtgctattttcatatgagctagaagtcagacttctgctctcgggtgctttaccctcagaagctactgcacctcctttctgaggtaacgcggacacgacatcaacATCATaagtttgaaatgtttataaCCTATTTACATTGGTACAATCAAAAGCAAAGTATTTTGTGACCTTAGGCAGAGAATATCATGAGATCCTCGATttcttattttctcgtatacgaagtacagagaaaatgctgtaatagtaaaaaaaaaaaaaaatcgatttgacTTATCTCTTTGAactcgaaaaacgcatttttggcatCAAGTCTGTGTGTTAGTCCGTGAGCACGATAACTGAAAACCACCTTGAGGAacatggttgaaatttggcatatggaacttaatttgtagatttctatcaaattttgaacgaaatccattcataggaagtcTTAATTTtatggctgttcgaatacaagtgaacttAATAGCTGCAGAACGCAAGAAGGTCCTTAGATAATTTGGTACATACGgtatctaaagaaaataaatctgaaataattgatcaaattttgaactaaatccatcgAACAGCTGACCGTGTGTCAGTCTGCACTTTCGCAAGCAtctaaacgcaataacttaaatcaatgaaattatgtttattttgtgactacaattgtagttttgtgtcgaattttgatattaataggCCTACAAAAATGCTTCCACAATACAGGGTGgtcataaaatatcttttcttactTGGAGGtatctgcagctaaaacgaatgaatgaaatgaaattatatttcatatacagactgtaaAAGGCATGAGAAGATGAACtcggcgaaaaaaaaaatttgtactgaAAGTTACCGATAGGGAAAATACTGGCTCTGTGGAagtacagttatgaatgaattcataaaacactcagaaaataatcTATTATTCATCAACATTAAGATCCCCTGGACGTCGTTCGGCATTTTCAGTATTCTGACCTTCCCTGTGTACAACATACAGCGAACAGTGTATGATGTTCTCCACTGCTGCATGTAAATTATcagtttcgatgttcataacaACTTTTCATATGTTCTGTTTCAAGACATGCAGGTTTGCTTAAGAGTAGCCATGGCATTACACTGTCTAGTGTAGAACAGTCTTACCAGTAAAGGTAGGGTAGGTAGGTACCAGTGAGGTAAGGTAGGGCACACTACCTTCAACAGTCAATCAAACTTTGTGAAATAAAGGATTTGCACAAACTTGTGACTTCAACAGTCAAACTTTGTGCAAATCCTATTTTAGGATATTTTGATTTAActgtatatttgattttcaaactgCTTCTTGCTTATTACGGCGAAGGTATCTGGGACATAGATAATATCTGCATTTATAACGagtttaatgttttcaaaaaaaatttggatgAAGAAAAgtacagatttataaaaaatcgagatttaaaagaggtaaagaaATAGGTGGagattatgatattatttttgaggaatttctcaaatattgaaatctggaacataacattattataattaaaaaattttttttggccaaatctatacttataataaagctcagtgtgcgtgtgtgttggcgctctacaggccagacagtttgacctacagctaccaaatttagcacatgcataccttggagttcgggaatgtgcatctctgagctatttctttaaattttaatttgaaaggatGATGTATAATCTAATGTGACATTTAAAATGGACAATGTGCCTTTTCTATTTAGATGACATTGTGGTATTCTCAGAAACATTCGATGAACATCTTCAGAGGTTGAATACCGTCCTTCAGTGTATACAGAACGCAGGCCTTGTCCTTAATCCAAAGAAATGTCGCTTTGGAGCACAAGAAATAAAGATCTTGGGACACCTAGTATCCAGTGATGGCGTACGATTGGACCCAGAAAAAGTAAAGGCCGTGAGTGACTTTCCCGTGCCTAGGAATATCCATGACATCAGAAGCTTTCTGGGACTTTGCTCTTACTATCGCCGATTTATCAAAGACTTTTGCCATAAAGCCGAACCTCTACAGTTGTTACTGAAGGGGGACACAAAATTCTGTTGGGGACCTGAACAACTGGAAGCTTTTAATATCTTGAAGAATAATCTTACCTCCGATCCAGTCTTAGGCCTTTATGACGAAATTGCACCAACGGAACTTCACACTGACGCGAGTGGATACGGAATCGGCGCAGTATTAGTCCAAATCCAAGATGGGAAGGAAAAATTAATAGCTTATGCCTCGCGCACTCTGACGAAGGCTGAGAGAAACTATTCCACAACTGAAAGAGAATGCCTTGCGGCCATATGGGCTATAACTAAGTTTCGATCATATCTCTTTGGAAAGGCTTTCAAGATCGTCACTGACCATCATTCCCTGTGTTGGCTGACAGGACTGAAAGATCCCTCTGGAAGACTCGCTAGATGGGCGCTGCGATT
The window above is part of the Argiope bruennichi chromosome 7, qqArgBrue1.1, whole genome shotgun sequence genome. Proteins encoded here:
- the LOC129976643 gene encoding uncharacterized protein LOC129976643, which translates into the protein MFKYLAHLSLCPHPRAVEPEDVSIPMSLEMRKRNMHSYDFAPNRSEFAVPGIGYYRCDICYNYWRCAYAWVVVDLRKPNISYRWKMKCKYCCFHEKHAGVTPVFAVEEIKNLTKKAINLYLYELFMDLDLGLYQIGSKGPHPKELCERCEWGKKECWKTCKPARLPHGHLLQI